A single genomic interval of Homo sapiens chromosome 7, GRCh38.p14 Primary Assembly harbors:
- the AASS gene encoding alpha-aminoadipic semialdehyde synthase, mitochondrial isoform X3 — protein MLQVHRTGLGRLGVSLSKGLHHKAVLAVRREDVNAWERRAPLAPKHIKGITNLGYKVLIQPSNRRAIHDKDYVKAGGILQEDISEACLILGVKRPPEEKLMSRKTYAFFSHTIKAQEANMGLLDEILKQEIRLIDYEKMVDHRGVRVVAFGQWAGVAGMINILHGMGLRLLALGHHTPFMHIGMAHNYRNSSQAVQAVRDAGYEISLGLMPKSIGPLTFVFTGTGNVSKGAQAIFNELPCEYVEPHELKEVSQTGDLRKVYGTVLSRHHHLVRKTDAVYDPAEYDKHPERYISRFNTDIAPYTTCLINGIYWEQNTPRLLTRQDAQSLLAPGKFSPAGVEGCPALPHKLVAICDISADTGGSIEFMTECTTIEHPFCMYDADQHIIHDSVEGSGILMCSIDNLPAQLPIEATECFGDMLYPYVEEMILSDATQPLESQNFSPVVRDGTCSVTFNGHQEKGFGSWIWLHI, from the exons ATGCTGCAAGTACATAGGACTGGACTGGGCAGGCTGGGGGTCAGCCTCTCCAAGGGTCTTCACCACAAAGCTGTGTTGGCCGTCCGGAGGGAGGATGTGAACGCCTGGGAGAGAAGGGCCCCGCTAGCTCCCAAGCACATCAAAGGCATCACCAATCTGGGATACAAGGTCTTGATACAGCCTTCGAATCGGCGGGCCATTCATGATAAG GACTATGTCAAAGCTGGTGGCATTCTTCAGGAGGATATTTCTGAAGCTTGTCTAATTTTAGGAGTTAAAAGACCTCCAGAGGAAAAATTAATGTCCAGGAAGACTTATGCATTTTTCTCCCACACAATAAAAGCTCAGGAGGCCAATATGGGCTTGTTGGATGAGATTCTAAAACAG GAAATTCGCCTTATTGATTATGAGAAAATGGTGGATCATAGAGGAGTACGGGTAGTGGCATTTGGACAGTGGGCTGGTGTGGCAG GAATGATCAACATTTTACATGGAATGGGTTTAAGGCTCCTTGCTTTGGGACATCACACACCTTTTATG CACATTGGCATGGCTCATAACTACAGGAATAGCAGTCAGGCTGTGCAAGCTGTCCGTGATGCTGGCTATGAAATATCTTTGGGTTTGATGCCTAAGTCAATAGGACCCTTAACATTTGTGTTCACAGGAACTGGTAATGTTTCTAAG GGAGCCCAAGCAATCTTTAATGAGCTACCTTGTGAATATGTGGAGCCCCATGAATTAAAAGAAGTTTCCCAAACTGGAG ACCTCAGAAAAGTGTATGGGACGGTGTTAAGTCGTCATCATCATCTTGTCAGGAAAACAGATGCTGTGTATGATCCTGCAGAGTATGACAAACATCCGGAGCGCTACATAAGTCGTTTTAATACTGAT ATTGCACCCTATACAACTTGCTTAATTAATGGAATCTACTGGGAACAAAACACTCCTCGCCTCCTAACCCGCCAAGATGCTCAGAGTCTCCTGGCTCCGGGCAAGTTCTCACCTGCTGGTGTGGAAGGCTGCCCTGCATTACCACACAA ACTCGTGGCAATATGTGACATTTCAGCTGACACAGGAGGGTCTATAGAGTTTATGACTGAGTGTACAACAATAGAGCATCCCTTTTGCATGTATGATGCAGACCAGCATATTATTCATGACAG TGTTGAAGGCTCGGGGATCCTGATGTGTTCCATTGACAATTTGCCGGCACAGCTCCCAATTGAAGCTACAGAATGCTTTGGAGACATGCTTTACCCTTATGTTGAAGAAATG ATATTATCAGACGCGACACAGCCTCTTGAAAGTCAGAATTTTTCTCCTGTGGTGAGAGAT ggaacgTGCTCAGTCACTTTCAATGGGCACCAGGAGAAAGGTTTTGGTTCTTGGATCTGGCTACATATCTGA